A genomic segment from Nitrosopumilus sp. K4 encodes:
- the gatA gene encoding Asp-tRNA(Asn)/Glu-tRNA(Gln) amidotransferase subunit GatA, translated as MNLKISALEYVQEVKNGNISAEDFTAETLERISHVDDKLHSYLHVDSNAVDKARQIDKKIKSGEKVGACFGMPISVKDNICINGTRTSCASKILHDFVAPYDATVISKLKEQDAVFIGKVNLDEFAMGLTTEFSAYGPTHNPWNLDYVPGGSSGGSGASVSAFECVASLGSDTGGSVRNPASFCGVVGYKPTYGLISRFGLISYANSIEQIGPMTRTVKDTAFMLNIISGQDQNDDTTIDNSGQDYLSGIDDGIEGKKIGIIQEMIGEGIDPAVSSATKKAISKFEGLGASCEVVSLDMVKYSVAAYYTITATEAGSNLARYDNLLYGYDFPVEGYEFNSYISKARTKFGPEVTRRMILGGFVPSAGHAGKYFLKALKVKQKLTREVREVFKKYDYLISPTVPILPFKIGEKIDDPIALFLVDINTVTANLTGKPAISVPFEISNGLPIGMQIMANSMEDKSLLKAARALESTVKLPEAPI; from the coding sequence TTGAACCTCAAAATTTCTGCTTTAGAGTATGTGCAAGAAGTAAAAAATGGAAATATCTCAGCTGAGGATTTTACTGCAGAAACGTTAGAAAGAATCAGTCATGTAGATGACAAACTACATTCATACCTGCATGTTGATTCTAATGCAGTAGATAAAGCAAGACAAATTGATAAGAAAATAAAATCAGGTGAAAAAGTTGGTGCTTGTTTTGGAATGCCAATATCTGTTAAGGACAATATTTGCATCAACGGTACTAGGACTTCCTGTGCCTCAAAAATATTACATGACTTTGTTGCGCCATATGATGCGACTGTGATTTCAAAATTAAAAGAACAGGATGCAGTGTTTATTGGAAAAGTAAATCTTGATGAATTTGCAATGGGTTTGACTACAGAATTTAGTGCATATGGTCCAACACATAACCCTTGGAATCTGGATTATGTTCCCGGGGGCTCCTCTGGAGGTAGTGGAGCTTCTGTTAGTGCATTTGAGTGTGTTGCATCTCTTGGATCTGATACTGGTGGCTCTGTAAGAAACCCTGCAAGCTTTTGTGGTGTTGTAGGTTACAAACCAACATATGGTTTGATTAGCCGATTTGGCTTGATTTCTTATGCAAACAGTATTGAGCAAATAGGTCCGATGACAAGAACTGTCAAAGATACTGCCTTTATGTTAAACATCATATCAGGTCAGGATCAAAATGACGATACCACTATTGATAACTCTGGTCAAGACTATCTTTCAGGCATAGATGATGGAATAGAAGGCAAAAAAATAGGCATAATTCAAGAAATGATAGGAGAAGGCATTGATCCTGCTGTTTCTTCTGCAACAAAAAAAGCAATTTCAAAATTTGAAGGGTTAGGTGCTTCATGCGAAGTTGTTTCACTTGATATGGTGAAATATTCAGTTGCAGCATACTATACAATTACTGCAACAGAGGCTGGAAGTAATCTCGCAAGGTATGATAACTTGTTATACGGATATGATTTTCCCGTCGAGGGATACGAGTTTAATTCATACATATCTAAGGCCAGAACAAAGTTTGGACCCGAAGTTACACGAAGAATGATTTTAGGGGGATTTGTTCCCTCTGCTGGACATGCTGGAAAATATTTTCTCAAAGCACTAAAGGTAAAACAAAAACTAACTAGAGAAGTTAGGGAAGTGTTCAAAAAATACGATTACCTGATATCTCCGACTGTCCCAATTTTACCATTTAAGATTGGTGAAAAGATTGATGATCCTATTGCACTGTTTCTAGTTGATATTAACACAGTTACTGCAAATCTTACAGGCAAACCTGCAATATCTGTGCCTTTTGAGATTTCAAACGGTTTACCAATAGGGATGCAGATCATGGCAAATTCTATGGAAGACAAATCACTACTCAAAGCAGCACGTGCTCTTGAAAGTACGGTTAAACTACCGGAGGCCCCAATTTGA
- the aspS gene encoding aspartate--tRNA(Asn) ligase codes for MIETELGNLRRSHYSNELDSSKDGQEVTVMGWILTIRGHGNITFATIKDKFGQISIVAKKGECPDEVREKLSSLKAHSSIAVVGKVKASEKAPSGYEIVPSELRVFSEVEKIPPFEPVAKTVKNIDTRLEVRPIDLRRQVLQHIFNVRSLVLKSIRDYFYNQNFTEINTPKMIATATEGGAALFPIFYYNKEAFLAQSPQLYKEQLTMSFEKVFEIAPIFRAEPSRTNRHLAEAISIDLEEAFVDYNDVMTRIEDIVKISISTVKEYVKENPDAEFTMPELPDNIPRYSYDELVDKMQKAGAKTEWGDDLYPSNLKKIGLEGFYFIKDWPMGPKPFYVKVNKENQKISESFDLMFGDLELSSGSTRIEKRNELEERMKNKGMKTDAFEYHLGAFDYGVPPHAGCGIGLERLIMALTGTENIRDVTFYPRDVDRLTP; via the coding sequence ATGATAGAAACGGAACTGGGAAATTTACGTAGATCTCATTATTCAAATGAATTAGATTCCTCAAAGGATGGTCAAGAAGTGACTGTCATGGGCTGGATCTTAACGATAAGAGGCCATGGCAACATTACCTTTGCAACAATAAAAGACAAATTTGGACAAATCTCCATTGTTGCCAAAAAAGGTGAATGTCCTGATGAAGTTCGTGAAAAACTATCCTCTCTGAAAGCACATTCATCTATAGCTGTTGTTGGAAAAGTAAAGGCATCTGAAAAGGCCCCCTCGGGTTATGAAATTGTTCCTTCCGAACTTAGAGTGTTTTCCGAAGTTGAAAAAATACCTCCATTTGAACCTGTAGCAAAAACTGTCAAAAACATAGACACAAGACTAGAAGTAAGGCCAATTGACTTGAGACGTCAGGTATTGCAACACATTTTCAATGTTCGAAGTCTTGTTTTAAAATCTATAAGAGATTATTTTTACAATCAAAACTTTACAGAGATTAACACTCCAAAAATGATTGCAACTGCGACTGAAGGCGGTGCAGCGTTGTTTCCAATATTTTATTACAACAAGGAAGCATTTCTTGCCCAGAGTCCACAATTGTACAAAGAACAATTGACTATGAGCTTTGAAAAAGTATTTGAGATTGCACCCATCTTTAGAGCAGAACCCTCAAGGACAAACAGACACTTGGCTGAAGCGATATCTATTGATCTTGAAGAGGCGTTTGTCGATTACAATGATGTTATGACGAGAATTGAAGACATTGTAAAGATTTCAATTTCAACTGTAAAAGAATACGTAAAAGAAAACCCAGATGCAGAATTTACGATGCCTGAGTTGCCTGACAACATTCCGCGATATTCCTATGATGAATTGGTAGATAAAATGCAAAAGGCAGGCGCAAAAACAGAATGGGGTGATGATCTTTATCCATCTAATCTCAAAAAGATTGGTCTTGAAGGGTTTTACTTTATCAAAGACTGGCCAATGGGTCCAAAACCATTCTATGTTAAAGTGAATAAAGAAAACCAGAAAATTTCTGAATCATTTGATTTGATGTTTGGTGATCTTGAATTGTCTTCAGGCAGTACAAGAATTGAAAAAAGAAATGAGCTCGAAGAGAGAATGAAAAACAAAGGTATGAAAACTGATGCTTTTGAATACCATCTTGGCGCATTTGATTACGGTGTTCCTCCCCACGCTGGCTGTGGGATTGGCCTTGAGAGGCTAATTATGGCACTTACAGGCACAGAAAACATTCGAGATGTAACATTTTATCCAAGAGATGTTGACAGATTGACACCTTAG
- a CDS encoding formate--phosphoribosylaminoimidazolecarboxamide ligase, translating to MTSIATLGSHCALQVLKGAKDEGLKTLLVCEKKRESLYRRFSFIDELILVDSFSEVIEQKCQSTLEQNNAVIIPHGTLIAQMSSEEIESIKTPIFGNKWILRWESDREMKEKLMREANLPVPKPVTTPSEIDKLVIVKRQGAAGGKGYFMAANEEDYNTKRNQLVSEGTISSDETLYIQEYAAGVLAYLQFFYSPLKQELEFFGVDQRHESDIEGLARIPSEQQLKSKKVPSFNVIGNSPLVLRESLLDEVYKMGDSFVEAAKRLVKPGMNGPFCIEGVYDENAKFTAFEFSARIVAGTNIYMDGSPYYSLLYDEPMSMGKRIAREVKIASEHNQLDKVTT from the coding sequence ATGACTTCAATTGCAACTCTTGGTTCTCATTGTGCATTACAGGTTCTAAAAGGTGCAAAAGACGAGGGACTGAAAACACTTCTTGTGTGTGAAAAAAAACGTGAAAGTCTATACCGAAGGTTTTCATTTATTGATGAATTGATTCTAGTGGATTCTTTTTCTGAAGTCATAGAACAGAAATGTCAATCAACATTAGAACAAAATAATGCCGTGATAATCCCACATGGCACACTCATTGCACAGATGTCTTCTGAGGAGATAGAGTCCATAAAGACCCCTATTTTTGGAAACAAGTGGATTCTAAGATGGGAATCAGACAGGGAGATGAAAGAAAAACTCATGCGAGAGGCAAATCTTCCAGTGCCAAAACCAGTAACCACTCCAAGTGAAATTGACAAGCTTGTAATTGTAAAAAGACAAGGTGCCGCAGGTGGAAAAGGATACTTTATGGCTGCAAATGAAGAAGACTATAACACAAAAAGAAATCAACTAGTATCAGAAGGAACAATCTCTTCGGATGAAACACTGTACATTCAAGAATATGCAGCAGGAGTGTTGGCATATTTGCAATTCTTTTATTCACCGCTAAAACAAGAATTGGAATTTTTTGGAGTTGATCAAAGACATGAATCAGATATTGAAGGGCTAGCAAGAATACCATCAGAACAACAACTCAAAAGCAAAAAAGTCCCATCATTTAACGTGATTGGAAACAGTCCACTAGTTCTAAGAGAATCATTGCTTGACGAAGTATACAAGATGGGAGATAGTTTTGTTGAAGCTGCAAAAAGACTAGTCAAACCAGGAATGAACGGCCCATTTTGCATAGAAGGAGTGTATGATGAGAATGCAAAGTTTACAGCCTTTGAGTTTTCTGCAAGAATTGTTGCAGGAACCAACATCTACATGGATGGTTCCCCCTATTACTCACTTCTTTATGATGAGCCAATGAGCATGGGAAAAAGAATAGCGCGCGAGGTAAAAATAGCATCAGAGCATAATCAATTAGATAAAGTTACAACCTAA
- a CDS encoding PEFG-CTERM sorting domain-containing protein translates to MKFLLLLPLMLIFSSAFAESHPEYMGIENPSIYELKVDEHFYSISYSVDAKVLAMAIDPELTSLLVGLENTHDSIFVIDLEHELINAENNEFAILVNGYEVDYDIVSDADSSTFSFYVPEFTEEVEIIGTHVIPEFPLGVMLGFAIMISIVTMLARTKNILRL, encoded by the coding sequence ATGAAATTTTTATTGCTTTTGCCCCTGATGTTGATATTTTCTTCGGCATTTGCAGAATCTCATCCAGAGTATATGGGAATTGAAAATCCTTCAATCTATGAATTAAAAGTAGATGAACATTTTTACTCTATTTCGTATTCAGTTGATGCAAAAGTTTTAGCAATGGCAATTGATCCTGAATTGACTTCTTTGCTTGTAGGTCTAGAAAACACTCATGATTCTATTTTTGTAATTGATCTAGAGCATGAGTTGATCAATGCAGAAAATAATGAGTTTGCTATATTGGTCAACGGTTATGAGGTAGACTATGACATTGTAAGTGATGCTGACAGCTCAACGTTTTCGTTTTATGTTCCAGAGTTTACTGAAGAAGTAGAGATTATTGGAACTCATGTGATTCCTGAATTTCCTTTGGGAGTGATGTTGGGATTTGCTATAATGATTTCAATCGTAACGATGCTTGCCCGAACAAAAAATATTCTTAGGTTGTAA
- a CDS encoding hydantoinase/oxoprolinase family protein, translating to MQHNRRVRIGIDVGGTFTKAVAIDAKTGSILGKSTVPTTHNSEKGVSEGIVSALTNILNETGINIKEIELISHSTTQAINALLESDTSKVGIIAMGVGPTKKDIIKRTNLQDASINSNQDIKTAHEFLDTSHLITDQEVEDVISRLKEKGAEVIVATEAFGVDDPSNELFVMNKSTKQNLPSTASHEISGIYGLEIRTLTAAVNASVLPKTFQVANYVEEAIRNTGATAPLMIMKGDGGVSSMDTFRTKPILTILSGPAASVAGALLHLKVTNGIFVEVGGTSTNICIIKNGKPEIKYAIVKDHPTCIRSMDVRILGVAGGSMVGLKHNRVSHVGPRSAHIAGLKYSCFAEPEDLKTGKIILIKPKPDDDEYVAIKCEKETFAITNTCAANALGMIEEGDYSYANQESAKIALKILADYVGVPYHEIAMSIIQTASFQITKTISNILKEFKMNSSNTKIIGGGGGASVLVPFVAKQLGVQYERAEHAEVISSIGVASSMLQEEIEQTMVDPTPEKISEVHKKIHTMLVEKGAVPESVVIDSEYISEKSLLRVSAVGNVELDSADNSKNIFTLEDAKKRASEIMNISEDLIELSFETDHYFVLTGHVKVKKLFSKKSQHYILVLDRYGKPKLSLRNGKIFQGGKISILEDLDEFLESKHSEIAPKTYLLNDLKLVDYSSLTSSSHILDGVREELKESDRAAILVEL from the coding sequence ATGCAACATAATCGCCGAGTTCGAATAGGAATTGATGTGGGGGGCACCTTCACAAAAGCAGTTGCAATAGATGCCAAAACTGGTTCTATTTTAGGAAAATCCACAGTGCCTACAACTCATAATTCTGAAAAAGGTGTTTCTGAAGGAATTGTATCTGCATTAACTAACATTTTGAATGAAACTGGAATTAACATTAAAGAAATTGAATTGATTTCTCATAGTACTACCCAGGCAATTAATGCATTACTAGAATCTGACACATCAAAAGTTGGAATCATAGCTATGGGTGTGGGCCCTACAAAAAAGGACATAATAAAACGCACAAATTTACAAGACGCATCAATTAACAGCAATCAGGACATTAAAACTGCGCATGAGTTCTTGGACACATCTCATTTAATTACAGACCAGGAAGTAGAGGATGTAATTTCACGATTAAAAGAAAAAGGTGCAGAAGTTATTGTGGCAACAGAAGCATTTGGAGTAGATGATCCGTCAAATGAATTATTTGTCATGAATAAATCTACCAAACAAAATCTTCCTTCTACTGCATCTCATGAAATTTCAGGGATTTATGGATTAGAAATTCGAACATTGACTGCTGCTGTAAATGCAAGTGTGTTGCCAAAAACATTTCAGGTTGCCAATTATGTTGAAGAAGCAATTAGGAATACTGGAGCAACAGCTCCTCTGATGATTATGAAAGGTGATGGAGGGGTTTCAAGTATGGATACATTTAGAACAAAACCTATTCTTACAATTCTTTCTGGACCTGCGGCAAGTGTTGCAGGAGCATTACTTCACCTTAAAGTGACAAATGGGATTTTTGTAGAGGTGGGTGGCACTAGCACAAATATCTGCATTATTAAAAACGGAAAACCAGAAATCAAATACGCAATAGTCAAAGATCACCCTACATGCATACGTTCAATGGATGTTAGGATTTTAGGAGTTGCAGGAGGAAGCATGGTTGGCTTAAAACACAATAGAGTATCACATGTAGGGCCTAGAAGTGCACACATTGCAGGATTGAAATATTCTTGCTTTGCAGAGCCTGAAGATTTGAAAACTGGAAAAATTATACTGATCAAACCTAAACCTGATGATGATGAATATGTTGCAATAAAATGTGAGAAGGAGACTTTTGCAATCACAAATACTTGTGCTGCAAATGCTTTGGGAATGATTGAAGAGGGAGATTATTCATATGCGAATCAAGAATCTGCAAAAATAGCATTAAAGATTTTGGCTGACTATGTTGGGGTTCCTTATCATGAGATTGCAATGTCTATAATTCAAACTGCATCATTTCAAATAACAAAAACCATTAGCAACATACTAAAAGAATTCAAAATGAACTCTTCAAACACAAAAATAATTGGCGGCGGTGGTGGAGCTTCTGTTCTTGTCCCTTTTGTTGCAAAACAATTAGGTGTCCAATATGAACGAGCTGAACATGCTGAAGTCATTTCTTCAATAGGGGTTGCATCTTCGATGCTTCAAGAAGAAATTGAACAAACCATGGTTGATCCTACTCCTGAAAAAATTTCCGAAGTACACAAAAAAATTCATACAATGTTAGTTGAAAAGGGTGCTGTACCTGAATCTGTTGTAATTGATAGTGAATATATTTCAGAAAAATCTTTACTACGTGTATCTGCTGTTGGAAATGTTGAACTAGATAGTGCAGATAACTCTAAAAATATTTTCACATTGGAGGATGCAAAAAAGAGGGCAAGTGAGATTATGAATATCTCTGAAGATCTAATCGAGTTGAGCTTTGAAACTGATCATTATTTTGTACTTACAGGGCATGTTAAAGTTAAAAAACTATTCAGCAAGAAAAGCCAACATTACATTCTGGTTTTAGATAGATACGGAAAACCAAAGCTTTCATTGAGGAATGGAAAAATCTTCCAAGGCGGTAAAATTTCGATTTTAGAAGATTTAGATGAGTTCTTGGAATCAAAACATTCTGAAATTGCCCCTAAGACATATTTGTTAAATGACTTGAAGTTGGTAGATTATTCAAGTTTGACATCCTCGTCTCACATATTAGATGGAGTACGTGAAGAACTCAAAGAATCTGATCGTGCAGCAATATTGGTTGAACTCTAG
- a CDS encoding FTR1 family protein produces MSKLASAVFFVIMAFSLFPYFHAFGQSSDDTEVKFTKEFLTLSITLIQNYVEQGNPDDAKEISRIVSEVFPHSLSSLRQHDSETADEIHLLLLDIHSQIDGDQDILKQDFLMLNELLERLEPQNPNIGKVISKLLIVVDEQYQHAVNEDSESAYRLSVLLVDLSSELFEFTNYDERLTLEISSFLDELKTKLENKESFVSVGTLISAINRDLNGTETVIYDKQNIYNTIYDLYDELIISIESNDYQKAEQLAIEAYLENFEYLEADIELVDSELLYQLEIDMREELRQMIQNKQDPERIILFLEKSIIPDLNLAEQKVKEADLFTLGIEASAYAESNLKEMGDASDDEKSGVRNEIDFIRDTLQVLLVQYADGDYESAYNSARTAYLDSYEFVEIPLRAIDPDFTLEVEYQFAELRNMIKQEADIDEIRDMTIAIKRNLDESERIVSGTGTLAPSIAFTSSFAIIFREGLESVLILGAIVTYLEASRNTQFKKYIYYGILAAFGATAITWVIASYIIEISGANRELVEAIAALSATAVLFYVSFWVLNKIEHKKWMEFVKAKVWQATTTGSVMVFVMLSFFTVYREGFETVLFYQAMSGFAKYMEAYVGLGFVLGIGSLLVLYFAMKKLGKRLPLRALFGLTMGVGAYLSIAFLGNAIRELQIIEVVPYTGMIGIIPRLDINLATMTGIYPTLETVVAQIILLGVYLVASAYILIMRPRKESQLASMRKSRKIEDAT; encoded by the coding sequence GTGTCTAAGTTAGCATCTGCCGTGTTTTTTGTGATAATGGCATTCTCTTTGTTCCCCTACTTTCATGCTTTTGGACAGTCATCTGATGATACGGAGGTGAAATTTACCAAGGAATTTCTGACATTATCTATAACTTTGATTCAAAATTATGTGGAACAAGGCAACCCTGATGATGCAAAAGAAATATCACGAATTGTTTCTGAGGTATTTCCGCACAGTCTTTCTTCCCTGAGACAACATGATTCGGAAACTGCTGATGAAATCCATCTCTTATTGCTTGACATTCACAGTCAAATAGACGGCGATCAGGACATTTTAAAACAAGATTTTTTGATGTTGAATGAACTTTTAGAACGTCTTGAACCACAAAACCCAAACATTGGAAAAGTGATTTCTAAACTCCTAATAGTTGTTGATGAGCAATACCAACATGCAGTTAATGAGGATAGTGAGTCTGCATATCGACTTTCAGTACTTTTAGTAGATCTCTCTTCAGAATTATTTGAATTTACTAATTATGATGAAAGACTGACATTGGAAATAAGTTCTTTTCTTGATGAATTAAAAACAAAACTCGAAAATAAAGAAAGTTTTGTGTCTGTTGGAACTTTGATTTCAGCAATTAACAGAGATCTCAATGGTACTGAAACAGTAATCTATGATAAACAAAATATTTACAACACAATTTATGATCTTTATGATGAATTAATTATCTCAATAGAATCAAATGATTATCAAAAAGCCGAACAACTAGCTATTGAAGCATATCTGGAGAACTTTGAATACCTTGAGGCAGACATTGAGTTAGTAGATTCAGAACTGTTGTATCAGTTAGAAATTGATATGCGAGAAGAACTTCGACAAATGATTCAAAACAAACAAGATCCTGAACGTATAATTTTATTTCTTGAAAAATCAATTATACCGGATCTTAATTTAGCTGAACAAAAAGTTAAGGAAGCTGATCTTTTTACTTTGGGAATTGAAGCAAGTGCTTATGCTGAAAGCAATTTAAAAGAAATGGGTGACGCATCTGATGATGAAAAATCAGGCGTTAGAAATGAAATTGATTTCATTAGGGATACACTTCAGGTATTGTTGGTTCAATATGCTGATGGTGATTATGAATCCGCATACAATTCGGCAAGAACGGCATATCTTGACAGCTATGAGTTTGTAGAAATTCCACTTCGTGCAATTGATCCTGACTTTACTTTGGAAGTGGAATACCAATTTGCTGAGTTACGTAACATGATCAAACAAGAGGCAGACATTGATGAAATACGTGATATGACTATTGCGATAAAAAGAAATCTGGATGAATCTGAGAGAATTGTAAGTGGAACAGGCACTTTAGCACCTTCTATTGCATTTACATCCTCTTTTGCAATTATCTTCAGAGAAGGACTAGAATCTGTTTTGATTTTGGGAGCTATAGTAACTTATCTTGAAGCCTCACGAAATACTCAATTTAAAAAATACATTTACTATGGAATTTTGGCTGCGTTTGGCGCAACAGCAATTACATGGGTAATTGCATCTTATATTATAGAAATTTCTGGTGCAAATAGAGAATTAGTAGAGGCAATTGCCGCGTTGTCTGCAACTGCGGTGCTGTTTTATGTCAGTTTTTGGGTCTTGAACAAAATAGAACACAAAAAATGGATGGAGTTCGTTAAAGCAAAAGTTTGGCAAGCTACAACGACTGGCAGTGTTATGGTGTTTGTAATGCTGTCTTTCTTTACCGTATACAGGGAAGGCTTTGAAACAGTTTTGTTCTATCAGGCAATGTCGGGATTTGCAAAATACATGGAAGCTTATGTTGGATTAGGATTTGTTTTAGGAATTGGTTCCTTGTTGGTTCTTTATTTTGCCATGAAAAAACTGGGAAAAAGATTGCCTCTACGTGCATTATTTGGTTTGACAATGGGTGTAGGTGCATACCTGTCAATAGCATTCTTAGGCAATGCAATTAGAGAATTACAAATTATTGAAGTGGTGCCATACACTGGAATGATTGGAATTATACCTAGATTGGATATCAACTTGGCAACTATGACTGGAATATACCCTACTCTTGAGACTGTTGTTGCTCAGATAATTCTACTTGGGGTTTATTTGGTGGCATCTGCATATATCCTGATAATGAGGCCAAGGAAAGAATCTCAGTTAGCATCTATGCGAAAATCTAGGAAGATTGAAGATGCAACATAA
- a CDS encoding PEFG-CTERM sorting domain-containing protein has protein sequence MKSLKILLGLGIFTLLISGMPLGYSSTLGEDWSSVKSLLSEGEKSSEITQALDKVNQAKSLYENSFKQAALELDPESNSLIENAFSNIVENHNSGDLSMASLNRQVVDKTIYTIAYLKIDQALDTKNSEQLLNWFTVMESKFKISEKDNFVTNHALAEIAKDSEEIEEYADVIRDELLGIFKLKTVEELEEAIAALESDDVSSAKKFTYEGLYYYRTLHPSVVEKLGNESASELLHEMEEAVEITTSSSTVSEMIEELKHVSAEVELIIREYEGGNTSEIGLALSGIKDRVMLVEEEYLSAVSNGQIVDQEEYDETVVFLKKSIAILNEHKPELTTLSTSDANSLESNLLEIEKIVNAKDDPSKVSILVGKSLNNLASLEALAGGAVQIDAVQYIEEIEILLQDVKEQYRNGQTQEAFDLATTAYLDNYEFVEDPLSEVDPELMVKIEIALREDLRNMIKSNAPANEIDAHVDMILSDLAQAKKVVPEFGTIVMLVLVLSVSLIILTSRKLNYQIIRTS, from the coding sequence GTGAAAAGTTTGAAAATATTACTTGGACTGGGAATTTTCACATTGTTGATTTCAGGTATGCCTTTAGGATATTCTTCAACGTTGGGTGAGGACTGGTCTTCTGTCAAATCCTTACTTTCTGAAGGTGAAAAGTCTTCTGAAATTACTCAAGCCCTTGATAAAGTAAATCAAGCAAAATCACTTTATGAAAACAGCTTCAAACAAGCTGCTTTGGAATTGGACCCTGAAAGTAATTCATTAATTGAAAACGCATTTTCAAACATTGTAGAAAATCATAATTCTGGTGATTTGTCTATGGCAAGCTTAAACAGACAGGTTGTTGATAAAACCATTTACACCATCGCATATCTGAAAATCGATCAAGCATTAGATACTAAAAATTCTGAACAACTGTTAAATTGGTTTACTGTTATGGAATCTAAATTCAAAATATCTGAAAAAGACAATTTTGTAACAAATCATGCTCTTGCTGAAATCGCAAAAGACTCTGAAGAAATTGAAGAGTATGCGGATGTTATAAGAGATGAGTTGTTAGGAATTTTTAAACTCAAAACAGTAGAGGAATTGGAAGAGGCTATTGCTGCTCTGGAATCTGATGATGTATCTAGTGCAAAGAAATTCACCTATGAGGGACTTTATTACTATAGAACATTACACCCATCTGTTGTTGAAAAATTAGGTAATGAATCAGCATCTGAATTACTTCATGAGATGGAAGAAGCTGTAGAAATTACAACTAGTTCATCTACCGTTTCTGAAATGATTGAAGAACTCAAACATGTTTCAGCAGAAGTTGAGTTGATTATTCGAGAATATGAAGGTGGTAATACATCTGAAATAGGATTGGCATTATCTGGAATTAAAGACAGAGTGATGTTGGTGGAAGAAGAATATTTATCAGCAGTTTCTAACGGACAAATAGTTGATCAGGAAGAATACGACGAAACTGTTGTATTTTTGAAGAAATCAATCGCTATTCTCAATGAACATAAACCCGAACTAACAACTCTTTCTACATCTGATGCTAATTCCTTAGAATCTAATTTGCTTGAAATTGAGAAAATTGTTAATGCAAAAGACGATCCTAGCAAAGTCAGTATTCTGGTAGGAAAAAGTCTTAACAATTTAGCATCCCTTGAAGCCCTAGCAGGGGGCGCAGTCCAAATCGATGCAGTACAGTATATTGAAGAAATTGAAATATTGCTTCAAGATGTTAAAGAACAATACCGTAATGGACAAACTCAAGAGGCCTTTGACTTGGCAACCACTGCATATCTTGACAACTATGAGTTTGTAGAAGATCCTCTTTCCGAAGTTGATCCTGAACTAATGGTGAAGATTGAAATCGCATTAAGAGAAGATTTGAGAAATATGATCAAATCAAATGCTCCTGCAAATGAAATTGATGCTCATGTGGATATGATCTTGTCTGATTTGGCACAAGCCAAAAAAGTTGTACCTGAATTTGGGACAATAGTGATGCTTGTTTTGGTATTGTCTGTGTCTTTGATAATTTTAACTTCCAGAAAGTTAAATTATCAGATAATTAGGACGTCCTAA
- a CDS encoding ArsR family transcriptional regulator, translating to MSKTKPNIIQLSEFDITQKIIESLSNVCTRAVLFSIKETPKDANQIAEELKISLSTVYKTLSNLEELALAEVNQFIISNEGKKIKQYRSRIGKVEITINDLEPSLNLYPNPNPKT from the coding sequence ATGTCAAAAACAAAGCCAAACATTATCCAACTAAGTGAATTTGATATCACTCAAAAAATAATTGAATCTCTAAGCAATGTTTGTACCCGCGCAGTATTGTTTTCTATAAAGGAAACTCCAAAAGATGCTAATCAGATTGCTGAAGAACTAAAGATTTCTTTGTCTACAGTATACAAGACACTCTCTAATCTTGAAGAACTAGCGTTGGCAGAAGTAAATCAGTTTATTATTTCAAATGAAGGTAAAAAGATCAAACAATACAGAAGCCGTATAGGGAAGGTCGAAATCACCATTAATGATTTGGAACCTAGTCTGAATCTTTATCCTAACCCCAATCCCAAAACATAA